TGCGACTCTAAGGCAAAATGCAACGACAAGGCCGATTGCTGCAAACAAACCAAATGTGATAAGGCTAAGGCTCCTTGCTGCGAAAAGAAGAATGTAAAAAAGTAAATTTTGTTGTTGAAAGATGAATTCGGGGCGACCGCAAAATTGCGGTCGCCTTTTATTTGATGACCCGTAGTTTTCTTTGGAATATTATGCCGGAGTCGTGGTTATGTCCGTGTGGCCATGCCCCATGCGGTTCCTGTATTTCGTAGGCGAGACTTCTTTGTATTTCAGAAATGTCCGGCAAAAATGAGATAGATTATTAAATCCTACGCCGTACGCTATCTCGGAGACCGATTTGTCCGTCGTCGACAACAGGCGGCAGGCTATATCCATACGGTAGGTATTGAGATAACTCGTAAACGATACCCCTTTCATTCGTTTGAAAAAGACGCAGAACGAAGAACGGTTCATATGTACGAGGGTGGCGATTTCGTCGATAGGAATATCGTGATTATAATGCAAGGAAACATAAATCTCTATCTGTTGTATCTTCTTGTCTCGTTTCTTTAACGGGCGATTGATTCCTGTCGGATTCATCTCGTCGGAAAGAGCCAGATGTCCGAGTATCCGTATCACTCCCGATAATTGTCCGAGCGAGTCGGTTTTTATTATTTCCTGCATTTCATGCCTCACATTTTTCAATAAATCGCCTCGTAACTGAAAGGCCGTGTGTTGCCGGCTGTCGAGATGTCCGAGCGGCCCTATTTCGGGTAACGTAACCGAGAGTTCTTTAAACAGATTTTTCCTGAAAAGCAGACAAATATCCTCTACCACATTGCCGGGATTGTTGTCGAATATCCAACCGTGCAACATGTCGGGCGGTATTAAAAAGATTTCATCTTTCGTGAAAGGTTGCGATTGGTCGCCGATAACGAATGTGCCGCAACCTCTGATAATGTAGATAAGTTCCCAGTCCGATTGTGTATGAATGGGAAACTCCTCGGACGGGTTTAGCAAATCGTGTAATACGAGAAAAGAATGCGTACCTCCTGTCAAGTGATAATATTTGGATTCCATCTGGGACTGTTTTATATAAAATGTAAATATAAATCAAAAGTTTCGAACTATATGCAAATATCAATCAAAATAAGAGTCCTACTTTTGTACCCGTAAAAAACAGCATAATATCATGGAGAAAATCACCGATGCGGTTATGTCCGAAAAACCACGTTATGCTATTCTCGACGGATTGCGAGGAGTGGCTGCCGTGATTGTCGTCGCCTTTCATTTGTTTGAAACTTATTCCAAAGGTCCCGCTTATCAAATATTGAACCACGGCTATCTTGCCGTCGATTTCTTCTTTGTACTTTCTGGTTTCGTGATCGGATATGCTTATGACAATCGATGGGGAAAGATGTCCACTCTGGCTTTTTTCAAACGCCGTTTAATCCGGTTGCACCCTATGGTAATCATGGGGTCGGCAATAGGCGCATTGTTGTTCTATTTCGGTAATTGCGAACGTTTCCCTCTTATAGACCAAACTGCATGGTGGCAGGTACTGCTCATGTTTCTGCTTGCCTGTACGATGATACCGGCGCTTACCAGTTGGGATATACGAGGCTGGCAAGAGACCAATCCGCTCAATGGGCCTACTTGGTCGCTCCTGTGGGAATATCTGGCGAATATTCTTTATGCTTTGGTCGTCCGTAGGTTCTCCAAAATCGCATTGGTTTGTTTTGTTTCCTTTGCGGCGTTTTTGACACTCGATTTGACACTTAATCTCGATGTGTTCGGGTTACTTGCCCATCGAGACATTACGGCTTATACCGTTATCGGAGGTTGGAGCATTACCCCCGAACAGGTCTATATCGGTATCGTTCGGGTGCTTTATCCGTTCTTCGGAGGATTATTACTGTTTCGTATAGGAAAACTTATTCGGGTAAAGGCCGGCTTCTGGTGGTGTTCGTTACTCGTCGTTGCAGCTTTGGTAATGCCTCGTATCGGAGGCGAAACCGATGCTTGGCAAAACGGTATCTATGATGCGGCATGTATACTCCTTTTGTTCCCCGTTATCGTGGCGATGGGAGCCGGCAGCGAGGTAAAGGGGAAACACAGTGTGGCCGTATGCAATTATCTGGGCGAAATCTCCTATCCGCTCTATATTACCCATTATCCCTTTGCCTATATGCAGATGGCGTGGGTGACACACAATCCTGATGCATCTATGGGAGCGCACGTATTTGTCTCCGTATCGACGTTTATCTTGTCTGTCGGTGTGGCACACGCTTGTTTGAAACTCTATGATTTGCCTGTTCGCAATTGGCTGAAAAACAGGTTTCTTGTAAATAAGTAAGGCCAGTCTATTTGGAACGGCAACATGTAAATCGAAATATTCTGCATTTTCATTAGCATCGGATTACCGGTAGTAATACCTACACTTTACTCTGCATCGCAATATGGCGATATAAGGAGAATACCCACAAGGCAAGGGGTGGAGGATAAATATCCCATAACCCGACTAATGAGATGGCGTTTTCAACCCCTCTGTCCTTCGGACACCTCCCCTATATTTTACTGTGCAAAACACAGGGGAGGAGGTGAATCCCCATAAAGCTCCGAAGGAGTAAAAACTGTTAATGTGATACTTTCAATCCTCTCCCTCTACTCATCGTAGATGAGATAGGGGGAGTTCCCGCAGGGCGAAGGGGTTGAACTCTACAACCAAATGATCTTTTTCAACCCTTCTCCTTAGAAACTATTGTTTCTTCGGTGTCTCCTCTATATGGCTAACATAGTACCCCGTAATACTACGGGACACGGCAGGGGGAGGAGTTTGAAAATGTATTAAACCTCTCACCCTATATTTCGCTATTGCAAAGCACCGAGGGGGAATTGAAAATCATTCTTTCGGATAATGAGGACTGTATAGCATTTTCTTTTTGCGAACGACCAACCGCCCGTCTTTCACGAACTCTTCTCCTCGTTCACCGAGGTGACGTATCATTCGAGCACGCAGCTTTTCCAACCGTCCCTTGTACTCTTTATCGTTAACGGCATTGTGGAGTTCCTGCGGATCTGCGACAAGGTCAAACAATTCTTCCTGTCCCGTGTAAAAACGCCATACATACTTTATTTTCCCATCGGTCAACGCACACCAGTAGTTGTCACGACTATAACAAGTGGCATGTTCCAAATCGATGTATTCTCGCCACCCGGTATCGGTTCCTTTGGCCAGCGGTAAAAGAGGGCGTCCGTCCATATCGGCAGGGACGGTTGCCCCGGCTATATCCAAGAAGGTAGGTAAAACATCGCGCAATTCCACCGGATTATCTATTTTCTCAGCAACCCCACCGACATTTGCCGGCCACTTCGCGATACAGGGAACATGAACCGAGCCCTCATAGGGATAAGTCTTTCTCCAATGATAGTGGTCGCCCATCATATCGCCGTGATCCGATACGAAAAAGATGAGAGCATTGTCATACATACCTTTGTCTTTCAACGCTTGAACGATACGTCCTATTTGTTCGTCGATAAAAGTAATATTGGCATAATAGTGT
The sequence above is drawn from the Barnesiella intestinihominis YIT 11860 genome and encodes:
- a CDS encoding AraC family transcriptional regulator, coding for MESKYYHLTGGTHSFLVLHDLLNPSEEFPIHTQSDWELIYIIRGCGTFVIGDQSQPFTKDEIFLIPPDMLHGWIFDNNPGNVVEDICLLFRKNLFKELSVTLPEIGPLGHLDSRQHTAFQLRGDLLKNVRHEMQEIIKTDSLGQLSGVIRILGHLALSDEMNPTGINRPLKKRDKKIQQIEIYVSLHYNHDIPIDEIATLVHMNRSSFCVFFKRMKGVSFTSYLNTYRMDIACRLLSTTDKSVSEIAYGVGFNNLSHFCRTFLKYKEVSPTKYRNRMGHGHTDITTTPA
- a CDS encoding acyltransferase family protein is translated as MEKITDAVMSEKPRYAILDGLRGVAAVIVVAFHLFETYSKGPAYQILNHGYLAVDFFFVLSGFVIGYAYDNRWGKMSTLAFFKRRLIRLHPMVIMGSAIGALLFYFGNCERFPLIDQTAWWQVLLMFLLACTMIPALTSWDIRGWQETNPLNGPTWSLLWEYLANILYALVVRRFSKIALVCFVSFAAFLTLDLTLNLDVFGLLAHRDITAYTVIGGWSITPEQVYIGIVRVLYPFFGGLLLFRIGKLIRVKAGFWWCSLLVVAALVMPRIGGETDAWQNGIYDAACILLLFPVIVAMGAGSEVKGKHSVAVCNYLGEISYPLYITHYPFAYMQMAWVTHNPDASMGAHVFVSVSTFILSVGVAHACLKLYDLPVRNWLKNRFLVNK